One genomic region from Litorilinea aerophila encodes:
- the tyrS gene encoding tyrosine--tRNA ligase, translated as MAKFPPVHEQMRILMRGVDFGDEQTYVNMERELRERLEESYNTGRPLKVYCGYDPSSPDLHLGHTITMRKLRQFQDLGHDVTFLIGTFTGIIGDPSDKESVRKQQTLEEALAKAKTYAEQAWRILDPEKTRVRYNHEWLSKLTFGDVIQLASHFTVQQFLARDNFQKRYQNGDAIWLHEFFYALMQGYDAVALETDVQIGGTDQLFNLMAGRKLMEAFGLRPQVVLTSPILVGTDGVMRMSKSAGNYIGIDEPPGVIFTKVLNVPDTAMRNYAELVTRWSQEEIDEMFRQIEAGTLDMRTFKHRLAREIVSIFHGEEAAEQAARDAARMHAGEAPSDAPTFQLQEALNIVELLHRAGLVKSKSEGRRLIQQGGVRINGETVADLDQVVQVPNGQELVIQAGKRKFLRVTRG; from the coding sequence ATGGCCAAGTTTCCACCCGTCCATGAGCAGATGCGCATCCTCATGCGCGGGGTCGACTTTGGGGACGAACAAACCTATGTCAACATGGAGCGGGAGCTGCGGGAGCGCCTGGAGGAAAGCTACAACACCGGCCGCCCCCTCAAGGTCTACTGCGGCTACGACCCCTCTTCGCCGGACCTGCACCTGGGCCACACCATCACCATGCGCAAGCTGCGCCAGTTTCAGGACCTGGGCCACGATGTCACCTTCCTGATCGGCACCTTCACCGGCATCATCGGCGACCCCAGCGACAAGGAGAGCGTACGCAAGCAGCAGACCCTGGAAGAGGCCCTGGCCAAGGCCAAGACCTACGCCGAACAGGCCTGGCGTATTCTGGATCCGGAGAAGACCCGGGTGCGCTACAACCACGAATGGCTGAGCAAACTCACCTTCGGCGACGTGATCCAGCTGGCCAGCCACTTCACCGTGCAGCAATTCCTGGCCCGGGACAACTTCCAGAAACGCTACCAGAACGGGGACGCCATCTGGCTCCACGAATTTTTCTACGCGCTGATGCAGGGGTACGACGCGGTGGCCCTGGAGACGGACGTCCAGATCGGGGGGACCGACCAGCTCTTCAACCTGATGGCCGGCCGCAAGTTGATGGAGGCCTTCGGCCTGCGGCCCCAGGTGGTGCTCACCTCCCCCATCCTGGTGGGCACCGACGGCGTCATGCGCATGAGCAAGTCCGCGGGCAACTACATCGGCATCGATGAGCCCCCCGGCGTCATCTTCACCAAGGTGCTCAACGTCCCCGACACAGCCATGCGCAACTACGCGGAGCTGGTCACCCGCTGGAGCCAGGAAGAGATCGACGAGATGTTCCGCCAGATCGAGGCGGGCACCCTGGACATGCGCACCTTCAAGCACCGGCTGGCCCGGGAGATCGTGAGCATCTTCCACGGCGAAGAGGCGGCCGAGCAGGCGGCCCGGGACGCCGCGCGCATGCACGCCGGCGAGGCGCCCAGCGATGCGCCCACGTTTCAGTTGCAGGAGGCGCTCAACATTGTGGAGCTGCTCCATCGGGCAGGCCTGGTGAAGAGCAAGAGCGAAGGCCGTCGCCTGATCCAGCAGGGCGGCGTCCGCATCAACGGCGAAACCGTGGCGGACCTGGATCAGGTGGTGCAGGTGCCCAACGGGCAGGAGTTGGTCATTCAGGCCGGCAAGCGAAAATTTCTGCGGGTCACCCGGGGATAG
- a CDS encoding FAD-dependent oxidoreductase gives MSSSTMVIIGGDAAGMSAASKIRRECPDTHVIVFEKGEHISYSACGMPYWIGGVVDSDRRLLVLTVDAARKRRGIDVRTHHEVVAIDPVRREVTVRQLGDGTSFQQPYDLLLIATGASPARPPIPGLDLPGVFTLRSLSHAQQIYHFLESRQPRRAVIIGGGYIGLEMAEAFRDRELEVTVVEMLPQILPNFDPEMVEEVAAHVQQQGVTIHTGTRVTAIQQDNPGLAVVTEEAGTLPADLVLVATGVRPNGELARQAGLRMGQTGAIWVDDHMRTSDEHIYAAGDCVEHYHLVLEENAWIPLATSANKGGRVAGENMAGGDARFPGILGTAVVKVFDYTVAVTGVTEQAARASGKFGEQGEWVGSAVITNDDKAGYWPGAEPLKVKLVFDRRDGRVLGGQLAGKAGVNKRIDIVATAITARMTVADVGMLDLSYAPPYSHPYDPVQICANVALRDVGR, from the coding sequence ATGTCATCTTCTACCATGGTCATCATCGGCGGCGACGCAGCAGGCATGAGCGCCGCCAGCAAGATCCGACGAGAATGCCCCGACACCCACGTCATCGTCTTCGAAAAAGGGGAACACATCAGCTATTCAGCCTGTGGGATGCCCTACTGGATCGGCGGTGTGGTCGACTCCGACCGTAGACTCCTGGTGCTGACGGTGGACGCAGCCCGCAAGCGCCGGGGAATCGACGTGCGGACCCACCACGAGGTGGTGGCCATCGACCCGGTCCGGAGAGAGGTCACCGTGCGCCAGCTTGGGGACGGCACCTCCTTCCAGCAGCCCTATGACCTGCTCCTGATCGCCACCGGCGCTTCACCGGCCAGGCCGCCCATCCCCGGCCTGGATCTGCCCGGCGTCTTCACCCTGCGCAGCCTCAGCCACGCCCAACAGATCTACCACTTCCTGGAGAGCCGGCAGCCCCGCCGGGCCGTGATCATTGGCGGCGGCTACATCGGCCTGGAGATGGCCGAGGCCTTCCGGGACCGGGAACTGGAGGTCACCGTCGTGGAGATGCTGCCCCAGATCCTGCCCAACTTCGACCCGGAGATGGTGGAAGAGGTGGCCGCGCACGTCCAACAGCAGGGCGTAACCATCCACACCGGCACCCGGGTCACAGCCATCCAGCAGGACAACCCGGGGTTGGCCGTGGTCACGGAGGAGGCGGGCACTTTGCCTGCGGATCTGGTGCTGGTGGCCACGGGCGTGCGCCCCAATGGGGAACTGGCCCGCCAGGCCGGCCTGCGCATGGGGCAGACCGGCGCCATCTGGGTGGACGACCACATGCGCACCAGCGATGAGCACATCTACGCGGCCGGCGATTGTGTCGAACACTATCACCTGGTCCTGGAGGAAAATGCCTGGATCCCCCTGGCCACGTCCGCTAACAAAGGGGGACGGGTGGCCGGGGAAAACATGGCCGGCGGCGATGCCCGCTTCCCGGGGATCCTGGGCACGGCGGTGGTCAAAGTCTTCGACTACACGGTGGCCGTCACCGGCGTAACCGAGCAGGCCGCCCGCGCCAGCGGCAAATTCGGTGAGCAGGGAGAATGGGTAGGCAGCGCGGTCATTACCAACGACGACAAGGCCGGCTACTGGCCGGGCGCGGAGCCCCTGAAGGTCAAGCTGGTCTTCGACCGGCGGGATGGTCGGGTGTTGGGTGGGCAACTGGCCGGCAAGGCCGGGGTCAACAAGCGCATCGACATTGTGGCCACGGCCATCACCGCGCGCATGACCGTGGCCGACGTGGGCATGCTGGATCTCTCCTATGCGCCGCCCTATTCCCACCCGTACGACCCGGTGCAGATCTGCGCCAATGTCGCGCTCAGGGATGTGGGCCGCTGA
- a CDS encoding MBL fold metallo-hydrolase produces the protein MKQIIPGLWEIDEIGDAVHCYLWEWEEGLTLIDTGFPRDAKTILDALIRHGHPHHRVRRIIVTHADLDHTGGLAQIRRATRAPVACHAVEKELLEYPWRRRPGAFWMRPVLWLAGQLPGYQQRPVTPDELLVDGQTLPEGFTVIHTPGHTPGHISLLHRERRLLIAGDALSNRGGKLRPPNGIYTTDMDNARRSLWKLAKKYGDDFETVVFGHGPPILNHGGKRVKALVSRLFATEV, from the coding sequence ATGAAACAGATCATCCCAGGCCTTTGGGAAATTGATGAGATCGGCGACGCGGTCCACTGTTACCTGTGGGAGTGGGAAGAAGGCCTCACCCTGATCGACACAGGCTTTCCCCGGGATGCCAAGACCATCCTGGATGCCCTGATCCGCCACGGGCATCCACACCACCGGGTGCGGCGCATTATCGTCACCCACGCCGACCTGGACCACACCGGCGGGCTGGCCCAGATCCGTCGGGCCACCCGGGCCCCGGTCGCCTGCCATGCGGTGGAGAAAGAGTTGCTGGAATACCCCTGGCGGCGACGACCCGGCGCCTTCTGGATGCGGCCTGTCCTCTGGCTGGCGGGCCAGCTCCCTGGCTACCAGCAGCGGCCTGTCACCCCGGACGAACTGTTGGTGGACGGCCAGACGCTGCCGGAAGGCTTTACCGTGATCCACACCCCTGGCCACACCCCCGGCCACATCTCCCTCCTGCACAGAGAACGCCGCCTGCTCATCGCCGGCGACGCCCTCTCCAACCGGGGCGGCAAGCTGCGCCCGCCCAACGGCATCTACACCACCGATATGGACAACGCCCGGCGCAGCCTCTGGAAGCTGGCCAAGAAGTACGGCGACGACTTCGAGACCGTGGTCTTCGGCCATGGCCCGCCCATCCTCAACCACGGGGGCAAACGCGTCAAGGCACTGGTCAGCCGCCTCTTTGCCACCGAGGTGTAA
- the deoC gene encoding deoxyribose-phosphate aldolase: protein MIDHTLLKPDATSAQIRRLCAEAQEYTFAAVCVNPTWAALCVELLAESPVRVCSVAGFPLGATLPEAKALETERLVALGVQEVDMVINVGRLKDGDLQAVWADIAGVVQAAHGQDALVKVIIETCLLTQEEKVAACVLAQEAGADFVKTSTGFNGPGATVADVALMRQVVGPHMGVKAAGGVRTAADARRMIAAGATRIGASAGVQIVQGFMAGDPAASAAPTVDPTGGETY from the coding sequence ATGATCGATCACACCCTCCTCAAGCCGGACGCCACCTCGGCCCAGATCCGCCGGCTCTGCGCCGAGGCCCAGGAATATACCTTCGCCGCCGTCTGTGTCAATCCCACCTGGGCAGCCCTCTGTGTGGAGCTGTTGGCCGAGAGTCCAGTTCGGGTCTGTTCGGTGGCCGGGTTCCCGCTGGGAGCCACCCTGCCCGAGGCCAAGGCCCTGGAGACCGAGCGGCTGGTGGCCCTGGGGGTGCAGGAAGTGGACATGGTGATCAACGTCGGCCGCCTGAAGGATGGCGATCTGCAGGCCGTCTGGGCGGATATTGCCGGCGTCGTCCAGGCCGCCCATGGCCAGGATGCCCTGGTCAAGGTGATCATTGAGACTTGCCTGCTGACCCAGGAGGAGAAGGTGGCAGCCTGTGTCCTGGCCCAGGAGGCCGGAGCCGATTTTGTGAAGACCTCCACCGGGTTCAATGGCCCTGGCGCCACCGTCGCCGACGTGGCCCTGATGCGCCAGGTGGTGGGCCCCCACATGGGCGTCAAGGCGGCCGGTGGCGTCCGCACCGCGGCCGACGCCCGCCGCATGATTGCCGCCGGCGCCACCCGCATCGGTGCCAGCGCCGGCGTGCAGATTGTCCAGGGATTCATGGCGGGTGACCCGGCTGCTTCCGCGGCCCCCACGGTCGACCCGACGGGAGGAGAAACCTACTGA
- the lepB gene encoding signal peptidase I yields the protein MTHTSDRAGESMPVPPEYSLTQTDVDAQPGLADDSSDAATQPPTAWLLLREVVETVVLSLVIFLLIRQVVQNYRIESHSMEPNFYEGQFILVNKLAYKLGTPKRGDVIVFHNPNNPSEDYIKRVIALPGDTLEIRDQTIYINGKVLNEPYAQNRLSPGTVYGPVVIEPDHLFVMGDNRPNSSDSRRFGQLSEDLIVGQAWLRVWPLNQFGLIQHYALEPGVPATVAGSS from the coding sequence ATGACACACACATCGGATCGCGCGGGCGAATCCATGCCGGTTCCCCCGGAGTATTCCCTGACCCAGACAGACGTAGATGCCCAGCCAGGCCTGGCTGACGATTCATCGGACGCGGCGACCCAGCCGCCGACCGCCTGGCTGCTGTTGCGGGAAGTGGTCGAAACGGTGGTCCTCTCCCTGGTGATCTTCCTTCTGATCCGCCAGGTGGTGCAGAACTACCGCATCGAGAGCCACTCCATGGAGCCCAACTTCTACGAGGGGCAGTTCATCCTGGTCAACAAGCTGGCCTACAAGCTGGGCACACCGAAACGGGGCGACGTCATCGTCTTCCACAACCCCAACAACCCCAGCGAAGACTACATCAAACGGGTCATTGCCCTGCCCGGCGACACCCTGGAGATCCGGGATCAGACCATCTACATCAACGGCAAGGTGTTGAACGAACCCTACGCCCAGAACCGCCTCAGCCCCGGCACCGTCTATGGGCCGGTGGTGATCGAACCGGACCATCTCTTCGTCATGGGGGATAACCGCCCCAACTCCTCGGACAGCCGACGCTTCGGCCAGCTTTCGGAGGACTTGATTGTGGGCCAGGCCTGGCTGCGCGTCTGGCCGCTCAATCAGTTCGGCCTGATCCAGCACTATGCCCTCGAGCCAGGCGTCCCTGCCACCGTGGCCGGATCATCGTAA
- a CDS encoding ATP-binding protein, translating into MAPSLLKQKPGPQLAFLPHADPEVIAETLTAMANTDGGVLVLGMSAEGELGDIFVEEDAADALEAALRLCRPPVRTEWSQQQVAGGTVVRLQVVRGEGIHSLWDGRILVRRGTENVPVQGAELEQLLAGRPSGDFELQPVPGASRDDLDEDVIEDYLERRQKRNPRHTVLPKDKLLQQIGALTEDRTPTVSGLLLFGKEPQLFLPHSRAIFVKFADVQPRGPEGNFGYGRREEFIGPLPLIIERAWRVIWEEMDKRAVVRGLQRQEETEYPQSAVREALVNAVAHRDYRLTGRSIEIRMYSDRLEITSPGGLPAHITLDNIVDEHYSRNPRLVNGLYQWGYIEELGLGIDRMIEDMVNAGHMPPKFEAKSHRFTVILYNARDPARVVREWEQTMNERQIKAIEYLQRHGSITNRDYRELCPHVGAETLRLDLADLVSKGVLLKIGDKRGTRYILK; encoded by the coding sequence TTGGCACCCTCCCTGCTCAAACAGAAGCCTGGACCCCAGTTGGCCTTCTTGCCCCATGCAGATCCGGAGGTCATTGCCGAGACCTTGACGGCCATGGCCAACACGGATGGCGGCGTGCTGGTGTTGGGCATGTCTGCGGAGGGCGAGTTGGGCGACATTTTTGTGGAAGAGGATGCGGCAGATGCCCTGGAGGCAGCCCTGCGTCTGTGCCGGCCGCCGGTGCGCACCGAGTGGAGCCAACAGCAGGTGGCCGGCGGCACGGTGGTCCGCCTTCAGGTGGTTCGCGGGGAGGGCATCCACAGCCTGTGGGATGGTCGTATCCTGGTGCGCCGGGGCACGGAGAACGTGCCCGTCCAGGGGGCGGAGCTGGAACAGCTGCTGGCGGGCCGTCCTTCAGGCGACTTCGAACTCCAGCCGGTGCCCGGCGCTTCCCGGGATGACCTGGACGAGGACGTGATCGAGGACTATCTGGAGCGACGCCAGAAGCGCAACCCCCGCCACACGGTGCTGCCCAAGGACAAGCTCCTCCAGCAGATCGGCGCCCTCACCGAGGACAGGACGCCCACGGTCAGCGGCCTGTTGCTCTTCGGCAAGGAGCCCCAGCTCTTCCTGCCCCATAGCCGGGCCATCTTCGTCAAGTTTGCCGACGTCCAGCCCCGGGGGCCCGAAGGGAACTTTGGCTACGGCCGGCGGGAGGAGTTCATCGGCCCCCTGCCCCTCATCATCGAGCGGGCCTGGCGGGTCATCTGGGAGGAGATGGACAAGCGGGCCGTGGTGCGAGGCCTCCAACGCCAGGAGGAGACCGAATATCCCCAGTCCGCGGTGCGGGAGGCCCTGGTCAACGCCGTCGCCCACCGGGACTATCGCCTCACCGGCCGCAGCATTGAAATCCGCATGTACAGCGACCGGTTGGAGATCACCAGCCCCGGCGGCCTGCCCGCCCACATTACCCTGGACAACATCGTCGACGAGCACTACAGCCGCAACCCCCGGCTGGTCAACGGCCTATACCAGTGGGGCTACATCGAAGAGCTGGGCCTGGGCATCGACCGCATGATCGAAGACATGGTCAACGCCGGCCACATGCCGCCCAAGTTCGAGGCCAAGAGCCATCGCTTCACGGTCATCCTCTACAACGCCCGAGATCCGGCCCGGGTGGTGCGGGAGTGGGAGCAGACCATGAACGAGCGGCAGATCAAGGCCATCGAATACCTGCAGCGCCACGGCTCCATCACCAACCGGGACTACCGGGAGCTCTGCCCCCACGTGGGCGCGGAGACCCTGCGCCTGGATCTGGCGGACCTGGTGAGCAAGGGCGTGCTCTTGAAGATCGGCGACAAACGAGGCACCCGCTACATCCTGAAGTGA
- the gyrA gene encoding DNA gyrase subunit A — protein sequence MAEYLDSQNGDEASSNGAVNGEISSNGAGIGHVRHISIEEEMRASYLDYAMSVIVARALPDARDGLKPVHRRILYAMHDMGLQPNAAYKKSARIVGEVLGKYHPHGDGAVYDAMARMAQDFSLRYPLVDGQGNFGSVDGDSPAAMRYTEARLAPIAETMLRDIDLDTVDWMSNFDDSLQEPQVLPAMLPNLLVNGTSGIAVGMATNIPPHNLREIADAVAYLIDHWERRDEIGLDELMQFVKGPDFPTGGIILGTEGIKQAYGTGRGRILLRAKTQIEETSSGRFRIIVTEIPYQVNKSVLIERIAELVRNGVLDQISDLRDESDRTGMRIVIELKRGVAPKKVRNRLFKHTQLQTTFGVNNLALVRGEPVTLSLRKALLVYIEHRVDVLTRRTQYQLGKARERAHILEGLRIALQFLDEVIQTIRSSDSAEAARTALMERFGLTEVQAQAILDMQLRRLAALERQKIEEEYQEIMARIAYLEDLLANPPKIRALVRDDIMELREKFGDERRTLISATASGDFSDEDLITQDNVLISYSAGAYIKRMPANVFRAQGRGGRGVRGMATRQEDEVINLFFARTLDHILFFTDKGRVYSSRVYELPEGNRTSRGAHIANVLNLQPEERVTTMLVVPDFEQAEYVTLITRRGRIKRMDLNVFSNVRPSGLIAMSLEPGDSLDWARLTNGNEEFIVVTRRGKALRFHEESVRTMGRTAAGVMAIRLMDDDEVVSLDVARPGYELLVLHERGWGKRVPLSEYSVKGRYTQGYWTTDHRRLAETGPIVAARVVHEKDQITVITSQGIILRTAVAGISRMGRTARGVRVVNLQEEDTVAALAVLTYEDLNRNVADESPSDEDEEYLAEAEGAEAAHDGDLAAAPAATPAPPVEDA from the coding sequence ATGGCGGAATACCTCGATTCGCAGAACGGTGACGAGGCCTCTTCGAACGGCGCCGTCAACGGTGAGATCAGCAGCAACGGCGCGGGCATCGGCCATGTGCGCCACATCTCCATCGAAGAGGAGATGCGGGCCAGTTACCTGGACTACGCCATGAGCGTGATCGTGGCCCGGGCCCTGCCCGACGCTCGAGACGGCCTCAAGCCCGTCCATCGGCGCATCCTCTACGCCATGCACGATATGGGCCTCCAGCCCAATGCCGCTTACAAGAAGAGCGCCCGTATCGTCGGTGAAGTCCTGGGTAAGTATCACCCCCACGGCGACGGCGCCGTCTACGACGCCATGGCCCGCATGGCCCAAGACTTCAGCCTGCGCTATCCCCTGGTGGACGGCCAGGGCAACTTCGGCAGCGTGGATGGCGACAGCCCCGCGGCCATGCGCTACACCGAGGCCCGCCTGGCGCCCATCGCCGAAACCATGCTGCGGGACATCGACCTGGATACGGTGGACTGGATGTCGAACTTCGACGACAGCCTCCAGGAGCCCCAGGTGTTGCCCGCCATGTTGCCCAACCTGCTGGTCAACGGGACCAGCGGCATCGCGGTGGGCATGGCCACCAACATCCCGCCCCACAACCTGCGGGAGATCGCCGACGCAGTGGCCTACCTCATCGACCACTGGGAGCGCCGGGATGAGATCGGCCTGGATGAGCTGATGCAGTTCGTCAAAGGGCCGGACTTCCCCACCGGGGGGATCATTCTGGGTACCGAAGGCATCAAACAGGCCTACGGCACCGGCCGGGGGCGCATCCTGCTGCGGGCCAAGACCCAGATCGAGGAGACCAGTAGCGGGCGCTTCCGCATCATCGTCACCGAGATCCCCTACCAGGTCAACAAATCGGTCCTCATCGAGCGCATCGCCGAACTGGTCCGCAACGGCGTGCTGGACCAGATCAGCGACCTGCGGGATGAGAGCGACCGCACGGGCATGCGCATCGTCATCGAGCTGAAGCGGGGCGTGGCCCCCAAGAAGGTGCGCAACCGCCTCTTCAAGCACACCCAGCTCCAGACCACCTTCGGCGTCAACAACCTGGCCCTGGTGCGGGGCGAGCCGGTGACCCTGAGCCTGCGCAAGGCCCTGCTGGTCTACATCGAACATCGGGTGGACGTCCTCACCCGGCGCACCCAGTACCAGCTGGGCAAAGCCCGGGAGCGGGCCCACATCCTGGAAGGGCTGCGCATCGCCCTCCAGTTCCTGGACGAAGTGATCCAGACCATCCGCAGCAGCGACAGCGCCGAGGCCGCGCGCACGGCCCTCATGGAACGCTTCGGCCTGACGGAAGTCCAGGCCCAGGCTATCCTGGATATGCAGCTCCGCCGGCTGGCCGCCCTGGAGCGCCAGAAGATCGAAGAAGAATACCAGGAGATCATGGCCCGCATCGCCTACCTGGAGGATCTGCTGGCCAACCCGCCCAAGATTCGGGCGCTGGTGCGGGACGACATCATGGAGCTGCGGGAGAAGTTCGGCGACGAACGGCGAACGCTCATCTCGGCCACTGCCAGCGGCGATTTCAGCGACGAAGACCTGATTACCCAGGACAATGTCCTGATCAGCTACAGCGCGGGCGCCTACATCAAGCGCATGCCGGCCAATGTCTTCCGGGCCCAGGGCCGGGGTGGGCGAGGCGTCCGGGGCATGGCCACCCGCCAGGAGGATGAGGTCATCAACCTCTTCTTCGCCCGCACCCTGGACCACATCCTCTTCTTCACCGACAAAGGCCGGGTCTACAGCAGCCGGGTCTACGAGCTGCCCGAGGGCAACCGCACTTCCCGGGGCGCCCACATCGCCAACGTCCTGAACCTGCAGCCGGAGGAGCGGGTCACCACCATGCTGGTGGTGCCGGACTTTGAGCAGGCTGAATATGTGACCCTGATCACCCGCCGGGGTCGTATCAAACGCATGGACCTCAACGTCTTCAGCAATGTACGCCCCAGCGGCCTGATCGCCATGAGCCTGGAGCCCGGGGATTCCCTGGACTGGGCGCGGCTGACCAACGGCAACGAAGAGTTCATCGTGGTCACCCGGCGGGGCAAGGCCCTGCGCTTCCACGAGGAGAGCGTCCGGACCATGGGCCGCACCGCGGCCGGCGTCATGGCCATCCGGCTGATGGACGATGACGAGGTGGTGAGCCTGGATGTGGCCCGGCCCGGCTATGAACTGCTGGTGCTCCACGAACGGGGATGGGGTAAACGGGTTCCCCTGAGCGAGTACAGCGTCAAGGGACGCTACACCCAGGGCTACTGGACCACGGACCACCGACGCCTGGCCGAGACTGGCCCCATCGTGGCCGCCCGGGTGGTCCACGAGAAGGACCAGATCACGGTCATCACCAGCCAGGGCATCATCCTGCGCACCGCGGTGGCCGGCATCAGCCGCATGGGCCGCACCGCCCGGGGCGTGCGGGTGGTCAACCTGCAGGAAGAGGACACGGTGGCTGCCCTGGCGGTGTTGACCTACGAGGATCTCAACCGGAACGTGGCGGACGAGTCGCCTTCGGATGAGGACGAGGAGTACCTGGCCGAGGCGGAGGGAGCGGAAGCAGCCCACGATGGCGATCTGGCTGCCGCCCCAGCGGCCACGCCTGCCCCTCCCGTAGAGGATGCGTAG
- a CDS encoding protein O-mannosyl-transferase family codes for MVRNWGAARVKVAAERDEGVEVERAHWASRILLAIALLLYLATLDNGFQPYELRGGDLITHQYAQVQARPSNAPGYPLYTMGGWLWFHGLRQVFRWLGVTHPNPIPILSSYSTLWALLALWLLYRTGCHLTRSPDRPGGNWPLAWLVAGFYGVTYFFWYYATTTEQYTSAIAQTLAIVYVYLRWREAPEPDNRFLYLLALLSGLSLAHMLTVAFIVPPLVAVMLWQAPGLLRRIRPLAGTVLAALLPLLSYAYVYLRGAAHPEWWGEGPWRTPGEWFWAFVSTAQGREELSWGFEPGRAFFGNGFPELIWQELSIPILILGLVGIALLGRRLAWLLYGTLAIYLGFCWAYRYGNWFQVILPTYPLILLGVLALADRWQRRPWPPAPGWLRTWLPALLLLAAIAWRTTASLPGANSHNRPQDTALDRAAVLLDQPLPIGAGLFAAVDDALALDYLTRIWQIRPDLAVVGSDQAATRLAHHQLVLATWDAAATLRAELPPTLPVTVQSFGADWLAFQHGQAAHPLAAAQGQPVNWTVSVGDNLGDNLRDGEGVVVLERIAVTPAPQGAPVRRQAPPGLDVTLYWRLPATGWPQGLAISLRLTRGGALIPAPEDPAGGFIQQDRPGPAHGHLTLSGWPPDEPVADGYRLPLPAMGQVDGLQLVLYRVVDGGFETVAVLDLPLPDLSGQ; via the coding sequence ATGGTTCGCAACTGGGGAGCCGCCCGGGTGAAGGTGGCGGCCGAGAGAGACGAAGGCGTGGAAGTGGAACGGGCGCACTGGGCCAGCCGTATCCTGCTGGCCATAGCCCTGCTCCTGTACCTGGCCACCCTGGACAACGGCTTCCAGCCCTACGAGCTACGGGGCGGTGATCTGATCACCCACCAATACGCCCAGGTCCAGGCCCGACCCAGCAACGCCCCGGGCTACCCCCTCTACACCATGGGCGGCTGGCTCTGGTTCCACGGCCTGCGCCAGGTATTCCGCTGGCTGGGCGTGACCCATCCCAACCCCATTCCCATCCTGAGCAGCTACAGCACCCTGTGGGCCCTGCTGGCCCTCTGGCTCCTCTATCGCACGGGCTGCCACCTCACCCGCAGCCCGGATCGGCCCGGCGGCAACTGGCCCCTGGCCTGGCTGGTGGCCGGCTTCTACGGGGTCACCTACTTCTTCTGGTACTACGCCACCACCACGGAACAGTACACCAGCGCCATTGCCCAGACCCTGGCCATCGTCTACGTCTACCTGCGCTGGCGAGAGGCGCCGGAGCCCGACAACCGCTTCCTCTACCTGCTGGCCCTGCTGTCTGGCCTCTCCCTGGCCCACATGCTCACCGTGGCCTTCATCGTGCCCCCCCTGGTAGCGGTGATGCTGTGGCAGGCGCCAGGCCTGCTACGGCGGATTCGGCCGCTGGCGGGGACGGTCCTGGCCGCGCTGCTGCCACTCCTCAGCTACGCATATGTCTACCTGAGGGGAGCCGCGCACCCCGAGTGGTGGGGTGAGGGACCGTGGCGCACCCCAGGCGAGTGGTTCTGGGCCTTTGTCAGCACGGCCCAGGGGCGAGAAGAGCTGAGCTGGGGCTTCGAGCCGGGCCGGGCCTTCTTCGGCAACGGTTTCCCGGAATTGATCTGGCAGGAGCTGAGCATCCCCATCCTGATCCTGGGCCTGGTGGGAATCGCCCTGCTGGGTCGGCGGCTGGCCTGGCTCCTCTATGGCACCCTGGCCATCTACCTGGGCTTCTGCTGGGCCTACCGCTACGGCAACTGGTTCCAGGTCATCCTGCCCACCTATCCCCTCATCCTGCTGGGCGTGCTCGCCCTGGCGGATCGCTGGCAGCGCCGGCCATGGCCCCCAGCGCCCGGCTGGCTGCGTACCTGGCTACCCGCCCTCCTGCTTCTGGCGGCCATCGCCTGGCGCACAACTGCCTCCCTGCCCGGGGCCAATAGCCACAACCGTCCCCAGGACACAGCCCTGGACCGGGCGGCCGTGCTCCTGGACCAGCCCCTGCCCATCGGCGCCGGACTCTTCGCCGCGGTGGACGACGCCCTGGCCCTGGACTACCTGACCCGGATCTGGCAGATCCGCCCGGATCTGGCCGTGGTGGGCAGTGATCAGGCCGCGACGCGCCTGGCCCACCACCAGCTTGTCCTGGCCACGTGGGACGCGGCCGCCACCCTGCGGGCCGAGCTGCCCCCCACCCTGCCGGTGACGGTCCAGAGCTTCGGGGCAGATTGGCTGGCGTTCCAGCACGGCCAGGCGGCCCATCCTCTGGCCGCTGCCCAGGGCCAGCCGGTGAATTGGACGGTGAGCGTGGGAGACAACTTGGGGGACAACCTGAGGGACGGGGAGGGAGTGGTGGTGTTGGAGCGCATCGCGGTGACCCCCGCGCCCCAGGGTGCGCCGGTGCGTCGACAGGCCCCGCCGGGCCTGGACGTGACCCTCTATTGGCGTCTGCCTGCGACCGGCTGGCCCCAGGGGCTCGCCATCAGCCTCCGGCTCACCCGGGGCGGCGCCCTGATTCCAGCTCCGGAAGATCCGGCCGGCGGGTTCATCCAGCAGGATCGCCCCGGGCCGGCCCATGGCCATCTGACGCTGTCGGGCTGGCCGCCTGACGAGCCGGTGGCGGATGGCTACCGGCTGCCCCTCCCCGCCATGGGCCAGGTGGACGGCCTGCAACTGGTGCTCTACCGGGTTGTGGATGGTGGGTTTGAAACCGTGGCCGTGTTGGATCTGCCCCTGCCGGACCTCTCGGGGCAATGA